From Verrucomicrobiia bacterium, the proteins below share one genomic window:
- a CDS encoding HD domain-containing protein: MPHLPHLIEFVAFTHEFQRIQRSIFAQGEERHENDAEHSFQLALTGWYLIESDNLPLNRIRIVELALTHDLVEVYAGDSPVFQEKTGSKDEDEKEAVQQLKKQFPGFTSLEPLLNEYKERATEESKFVYALDKLLPIINNYLDGGRSWKMDKVSIGRVIQEKTAKVGISPAVNEYYPALIELLQTKPELFGAHD; this comes from the coding sequence ATGCCCCATCTTCCCCACCTTATCGAGTTCGTGGCCTTTACCCATGAGTTCCAGCGCATCCAACGGAGCATTTTTGCCCAGGGTGAAGAGAGGCATGAAAATGACGCGGAACATAGTTTCCAATTAGCCCTTACCGGCTGGTACCTCATTGAATCGGACAACCTCCCACTCAACCGAATCAGGATAGTTGAACTGGCCCTCACCCATGACCTAGTAGAGGTATACGCAGGGGACAGCCCGGTATTCCAAGAGAAAACCGGCTCCAAGGACGAAGATGAGAAAGAAGCGGTTCAGCAGCTCAAAAAACAGTTCCCGGGGTTTACCTCGCTTGAGCCCCTTCTCAATGAATACAAGGAGCGCGCCACTGAAGAGAGCAAGTTTGTGTACGCCCTGGACAAGCTGCTCCCCATCATAAATAACTACCTGGATGGTGGCCGTTCCTGGAAAATGGACAAGGTGTCCATCGGGCGGGTTATCCAGGAAAAGACAGCCAAAGTAGGGATCTCACCCGCGGTGAATGAGTACTACCCCGCACTCATAGAGCTTCTTCAAACAAAGCCTGAACTCTTTGGTGCTCATGACTAA
- a CDS encoding HAD family hydrolase, giving the protein MTNLIVFDWDDVFTLGSQQGYFHCYQEAAASVGIDLDLEIVRSRVLPKWGHPVHDEVTDLLPDHPHLVDQAVAHYESIITTEAFTRHLTFIEGGRELLTSLAQKYTLAVASGSNPITLRQVIFPQFSVPNVFDQVVCSEDPPADMRGKPHPDMLLHIMKAQGASPEETLMVGDGHGDVHMAQAAGVTPVVVLTGVLNREEALQLGVNHIIGRVTDLPQLLREME; this is encoded by the coding sequence ATGACTAACCTCATTGTCTTTGATTGGGACGATGTCTTTACCCTTGGGTCCCAACAGGGGTATTTTCACTGTTATCAAGAGGCAGCCGCCTCGGTGGGCATCGATTTAGACTTGGAAATTGTACGCTCTCGAGTCCTACCTAAGTGGGGACATCCGGTGCACGACGAAGTAACAGACTTGCTTCCGGACCACCCTCACCTTGTGGATCAGGCAGTGGCTCACTATGAGAGCATCATCACCACAGAAGCTTTTACCCGCCACCTCACTTTTATCGAAGGTGGACGTGAACTCCTCACCAGCCTGGCACAAAAATACACATTGGCCGTTGCCTCAGGAAGTAATCCCATAACCCTACGCCAGGTAATCTTTCCGCAGTTTTCTGTTCCTAACGTATTTGACCAAGTTGTCTGCAGTGAAGATCCACCTGCCGATATGCGCGGCAAACCCCATCCAGATATGCTTCTTCACATCATGAAAGCCCAGGGAGCATCTCCGGAAGAAACACTCATGGTGGGTGACGGCCACGGGGACGTGCATATGGCACAAGCCGCAGGTGTTACCCCTGTAGTCGTACTCACTGGCGTGCTTAACCGAGAAGAAGCATTGCAACTTGGTGTGAACCATATTATTGGCCGCGTTACCGACCTGCCGCAGTTACTTAGAGAGATGGAATAA
- a CDS encoding CTP synthase yields MKQRPFRTIIVTGGIVSGIGKGITAASLGRLLQNRGFSVAPLKADPYLNEDAGTMNPFQHGEVFVTEDGAETDLDLGHYERFLNVNASKYSNFTSGAVYRAVMEQEREGNYLGKTIQIIPHVTDEIKRRVRVAGEVSKVDFLTVEIGGTVGDIEALPFIEALRQFREEERERTAVVHVVKVDYIYPSDESKTKPIQHSVATLRSYGLQPDVLVVRCKRPLEEGTREKLSMFTGVAPDRIIEAADADSLYAIPENMEKAGFAKAILSYFRMRPKHEPNGAAERWHAMREKERKSTGVVRIGMVGKYVQNPDAYLSVIEAIRHAAIHHKVKAEIVAIDAEEKGMTRRLKEVDALIVPGGFGGRGVEGKIAAVKYARENNLPFLGICLGLQMAVVEFARNAGLKGANSVEFDEKAPHPVVAFIPGQELIRRKGGTMRLGSYRTELKPGSLAAAVYKEYRPDELVDGGVTERHRHRYEVNPEYHAALEEAGMVLSGMLPEQNLVEFIELPRSVHPYFIATQAHPEFRSRPEIPHPLFAGLVKAAKNKL; encoded by the coding sequence GTGAAGCAAAGACCATTCCGAACAATTATCGTTACTGGTGGGATCGTTTCTGGCATCGGCAAAGGAATAACGGCGGCCTCTCTTGGTCGCCTTTTACAAAACCGCGGTTTTTCAGTAGCCCCACTAAAAGCAGACCCGTACTTGAACGAGGATGCGGGGACTATGAACCCTTTCCAGCATGGCGAAGTGTTTGTGACGGAAGATGGTGCGGAAACCGACCTGGACCTAGGGCACTATGAGCGCTTTCTCAATGTAAACGCTTCCAAGTATTCCAACTTTACGAGCGGGGCAGTATACCGCGCCGTAATGGAGCAGGAGCGTGAGGGGAATTACTTAGGCAAGACCATCCAGATCATCCCGCATGTTACCGATGAGATTAAGCGACGGGTACGTGTCGCTGGCGAAGTATCAAAAGTAGACTTCCTAACGGTAGAGATTGGTGGGACGGTAGGTGATATTGAAGCGTTACCGTTTATTGAAGCGTTGCGGCAGTTCCGGGAAGAGGAGCGGGAACGGACAGCGGTTGTCCATGTGGTAAAGGTGGACTACATTTACCCTTCTGACGAGTCCAAGACCAAGCCAATCCAACACTCTGTTGCCACCCTTAGAAGCTATGGGTTGCAGCCAGACGTGCTGGTTGTCCGCTGTAAGCGTCCTTTGGAAGAGGGTACACGGGAAAAGTTGAGTATGTTTACTGGTGTGGCACCGGACCGGATCATTGAAGCGGCAGACGCCGATTCCCTGTATGCCATCCCAGAAAACATGGAAAAAGCTGGCTTTGCCAAAGCCATCCTTTCGTATTTCCGGATGCGCCCAAAGCACGAACCTAACGGTGCGGCTGAACGGTGGCACGCTATGCGTGAGAAAGAACGGAAGTCTACAGGTGTGGTCCGCATAGGGATGGTGGGCAAGTACGTACAAAACCCTGACGCCTACCTCTCAGTGATCGAGGCCATCCGGCATGCGGCCATCCACCACAAGGTGAAGGCGGAGATTGTGGCAATTGATGCCGAAGAAAAAGGGATGACCAGGCGCCTTAAAGAAGTAGATGCCCTCATTGTCCCAGGCGGTTTTGGTGGGCGCGGAGTAGAAGGCAAGATTGCGGCGGTAAAGTATGCCCGCGAGAACAACTTGCCGTTCTTAGGCATTTGCTTAGGCCTTCAGATGGCAGTGGTAGAGTTTGCCCGCAACGCCGGCCTAAAAGGTGCCAACAGCGTGGAATTTGATGAGAAAGCGCCTCATCCTGTGGTTGCGTTCATTCCCGGGCAAGAGCTCATTCGGAGGAAAGGCGGGACTATGCGCCTGGGGAGTTACCGTACCGAACTGAAGCCAGGAAGCTTGGCCGCGGCAGTATATAAGGAATACCGGCCTGATGAGCTGGTAGATGGCGGAGTGACCGAGCGTCACCGGCATCGCTATGAAGTAAACCCGGAGTATCATGCTGCTTTGGAAGAGGCAGGAATGGTGCTATCCGGCATGCTGCCAGAGCAGAACTTGGTAGAGTTTATTGAACTGCCCCGCTCTGTGCACCCTTATTTTATTGCAACGCAGGCCCACCCAGAATTCAGAAGTAGGCCGGAAATCCCTCATCCCTTGTTTGCAGGCCTTGTGAAGGCTGCGAAAAACAAGCTCTAG
- a CDS encoding DUF4012 domain-containing protein, with the protein MRLRRPIRRIIWTVVTVCIAMSAMLIGGLVATTPRLLEGARTAQQGADELLGNPRQASATFAEAGRDFDASFAGLQAIPEPAQFPSLVPPFSWYIRLNKAAIYLNRAGKDASALASLYPETKPSSDPSALVSTHSAALGKLFTEQEAAFASLQENIEHADHELSRLPSWIFFSRADEVQRLKDKVHVLAEGLPRGTTFIRELQNTLGKGSSEPHTVLVIFQNDSELRPSGGFMGSYAVLTASNGIIRSFQFGKDIYKLDRELEAVERITPPPYLQTISPTWGFRDSNVGQGFLPEIGSQVADFYSKASGTTPDAILFTDLSILEDILLVTGPVMLPGTTTEVTADSVSTALTTYIEKEYWNTEANKIAVEPKSVIGDLIPVLLAKLQQTPGSQAQLPSLVSRAVGRKSLQLWTSSPNLAEASKPLFATDSPPTGDWMKIVHSNLGGKKSSRNITQHVKVTEKRRLHGRERTIVITRTHTGTGTWPDDHNRNYTEVYLPPSAEIVEVPKGKGGENLLPESIQAELGLTDSHWGGEVKSEESWVKVGFWSTTSVGEKTEFTLKYRLPDDISSQPFTYLKQAGSRNESLEAFRFKGSVTGNVDLEKRWRIW; encoded by the coding sequence ATGCGCCTTCGCCGACCCATCCGCCGCATTATCTGGACTGTTGTCACTGTTTGCATTGCCATGTCAGCAATGCTTATTGGCGGGCTTGTGGCCACCACTCCCCGCCTACTGGAAGGTGCACGCACAGCACAGCAAGGGGCGGACGAACTCCTGGGCAATCCCCGCCAAGCTTCCGCCACTTTTGCAGAAGCGGGACGCGATTTTGATGCCTCATTTGCCGGGCTACAAGCCATACCTGAACCGGCACAATTCCCCAGCCTTGTCCCTCCATTCAGTTGGTATATTCGCCTTAATAAGGCAGCCATTTATTTGAACCGGGCAGGGAAAGACGCCTCGGCATTGGCTTCCTTATATCCAGAAACCAAGCCTTCGAGCGATCCTTCCGCCCTGGTCTCTACCCATAGTGCCGCCCTCGGAAAACTCTTCACTGAACAAGAGGCAGCGTTTGCGTCACTTCAGGAAAACATCGAGCATGCCGATCATGAACTGTCCCGCCTCCCTAGCTGGATATTCTTTTCCCGGGCCGATGAAGTACAGCGCCTGAAAGACAAGGTGCACGTCTTGGCAGAAGGCCTGCCGCGTGGGACAACCTTTATTCGGGAACTGCAAAATACATTGGGCAAGGGCTCCAGTGAGCCGCACACCGTACTGGTCATTTTTCAAAATGATAGCGAGCTGCGGCCGAGCGGCGGCTTCATGGGGAGCTACGCGGTTTTAACTGCCAGTAACGGTATTATCCGCTCGTTCCAGTTTGGTAAGGATATCTACAAGCTGGACCGTGAACTTGAAGCAGTGGAACGCATTACGCCGCCGCCTTACTTACAAACTATCTCTCCTACTTGGGGGTTCCGTGACAGCAACGTCGGACAGGGCTTTCTACCAGAGATTGGCAGCCAGGTAGCCGACTTTTACAGTAAAGCTTCTGGGACAACCCCCGATGCCATCCTTTTTACCGACCTTAGTATTTTGGAAGATATCCTCCTTGTTACGGGACCCGTTATGCTGCCCGGAACCACCACAGAGGTAACGGCAGACTCCGTCAGCACCGCCCTTACCACGTACATTGAAAAGGAATACTGGAATACCGAAGCAAATAAAATTGCCGTAGAACCTAAAAGCGTCATTGGCGATCTCATCCCCGTGCTCCTTGCCAAGCTGCAGCAAACACCTGGTTCCCAAGCCCAACTTCCCAGCCTGGTATCGCGTGCCGTAGGGCGGAAGTCGCTACAACTTTGGACATCAAGCCCCAACTTGGCCGAGGCTAGCAAGCCACTTTTTGCCACGGACTCACCCCCAACGGGCGATTGGATGAAAATTGTGCACAGCAACTTGGGAGGTAAAAAATCATCACGGAATATCACCCAACATGTGAAGGTGACTGAAAAACGACGGTTGCACGGGCGCGAGCGCACTATTGTCATCACGAGGACCCACACGGGGACGGGGACTTGGCCGGATGATCACAACCGTAACTATACGGAAGTCTATCTGCCACCAAGTGCAGAGATAGTGGAAGTCCCTAAGGGTAAGGGCGGCGAGAATCTCCTACCCGAATCTATACAAGCGGAATTGGGACTGACCGACAGCCACTGGGGCGGGGAGGTAAAAAGTGAGGAGTCGTGGGTTAAGGTTGGTTTTTGGTCTACTACCTCCGTAGGGGAAAAGACGGAGTTCACTCTAAAGTACCGATTGCCTGACGACATTTCCTCGCAACCCTTCACCTATTTGAAGCAAGCTGGCTCACGGAATGAGTCGCTTGAAGCCTTTCGATTCAAGGGGTCAGTGACAGGCAACGTAGACCTGGAGAAACGCTGGAGAATCTGGTAG